One window of Quercus robur chromosome 12, dhQueRobu3.1, whole genome shotgun sequence genomic DNA carries:
- the LOC126710020 gene encoding xyloglucan-specific galacturonosyltransferase 1-like: MAVSVSKKKSKQSKKVEAREICFSYSILINFFYRIPAAVFLLILIFLWSSSTTIISGKIIHVCVSSRKLNNLYCLSAGTQPNFDIPIPVINNNAISPSINGDIKEILNVVRDDLNPEIEKKVNADRKEEVANAVQAVNVVLNEQIPNAENRADRDENEAANAVEVLKTAQNNPNPDIREVEKGREEEVAHAKKAVEEQLQLHRSWKSSKNHPVCDGRGIYVYDLPSKFNTDLVGQCHDLVPWADFCEYFNNDALGLPIPKLGKGWYQTHQYSLEPIFHTRVLKHPCRVYNENEAKLFYVPFYGGLDILRWHFKNVSNDVKDTLSLELIKWLEKQQPWVRNAGKDHVFVLGKISWDFRRNDNSPWGTRFLELSQMQNPIKLLIERQPWHVNDIGIPHPTFFHPHSDDDIISWQLKIISSSRNSLVSFAGAPRPDQPDNIRSILINQCNSAENGMCSFMNCSSGGCDQPESVIELFKESEFCLQPPGDSPTRKSVFDSIVSGCIPVFFCPFTAYYQYPWHLSADHGKYSVFIDQEEVKQRKVNVVERLMKISPREREDMRSFIIYEVLPGLVYGDSNSQLEKFQDAFSIAMNNLLERVTRMESNAQ, from the coding sequence ATGGCAGTTTCTGTGtccaaaaagaaatcaaaacaaTCCAAAAAGGTAGAAGCACGAGAAATTTGCTTCTCTTATTCAATTTTGATCAACTTTTTTTATCGAATCCCAGCTGCTGTCTTCCTCCTAATCCTTATCTTCCTTTGGTCTTCCTCCACCACCATTATATCAGGGAAAATCATTCATGTCTGCGTCTCATCTCGGAAGCTCAACAACCTCTATTGCCTCTCTGCAGGGACCCAGCCAAATTTTGATATCCCTATTCCAGTAATCAATAATAATGCCATTAGTCCTAGCATCAACGGGGATATAAAAGAGATTCTTAATGTTGTTCGGGATGATCTGAATcctgagatagaaaaaaaagtcaatgcAGACAGAAAAGAGGAGGTTGCAAATGCTGTGCAGGCTGTCAATGTTGTTTTGAATGAACAAATTCCAAATGCTGAAAACCGAGCTGACAGAGACGAAAATGAGGCTGCAAATGCAGTGGAGGTTCTGAAAACTGCTCAGAACAACCCAAATCCAGATATTAGAGAAGTAGAAAAAGGCAGAGAGGAGGAGGTTGCACATGCTAAGAAGGCTGTGGAGGAACAGTTGCAACTTCATCGATCATGGAAGTCAAGTAAGAATCATCCGGTGTGTGATGGGAGGGGAATATATGTCTATGATTTGCCATCAAAGTTCAATACTGACTTGGTTGGTCAGTGTCATGATTTGGTTCCATGGGCAGATTTTTGTGAGTATTTCAATAATGATGCATTGGGCCTGCCAATACCAAAGCTTGGAAAAGGATGGTATCAGACTCATCAGTACTCACTGGAGCCAATATTTCATACGAGGGTCTTGAAGCACCCATGCAGGGTTTATAATGAGAATGAAGCCAAGCTTTTTTATGTCCCATTTTATGGTGGTTTAGACATTTTGAGATGGCATTTCAAAAATGTATCCAATGATGTCAAGGATACCTTATCATTGGAACTCATAAAGTGGCTGGAAAAGCAGCAGCCTTGGGTTCGGAATGCTGGTAAGGATCATGTCTTTGTGTTGGGGAAGATATCATGGGATTTTAGGAGAAATGACAATTCTCCATGGGGGACTAGATTTTTAGAGCTTAGTCAAATGCAAAACCCCATAAAGCTCTTGATCGAACGCCAACCATGGCATGTAAACGACATTGGAATTCCACACCCGACCTTCTTCCACCCTCATTCAGATGATGACATTATCTCATGGCAATTGAAGATTATCAGTTCGAGTCGAAATAGTCTTGTGAGCTTTGCTGGGGCACCACGGCCCGATCAACCGGACAACATAAGGTCAATATTAATCAACCAGTGCAACTCTGCAGAGAATGGAATGTGCAGTTTTATGAATTGCAGTTCAGGAGGGTGTGATCAGCCTGAGTCAGTTATTGAGCTCTTCAAAGAGTCTGAATTCTGCTTGCAGCCTCCAGGGGATAGCCCTACAAGAAAATCAGTATTTGATTCTATAGTGTCTGGTTGCATTCCTGTATTTTTCTGTCCTTTCACAGCTTACTACCAGTATCCATGGCATTTGTCTGCTGATCATGGTAAATATTCTGTGTTCATAGACCAAGAAGAGGTGAAGCAGAGGAAGGTGAATGTGGTGGAGAGGTTGATGAAGATTTCTCCAAGGGAGAGGGAGGATATGAGGAGCTTTATAATATATGAAGTACTACCTGGGTTGGTATATGGGGATTCAAATTCACAGCTTGAGAAGTTTCAAGATGCATTTTCCATAGCTATGAATAATTTGCTTGAGAGAGTAACCAGAATGGAATCAAATGCACAGTAG